The DNA region CGGTAAGCGAAGAGGGATAGGGCGGGGACAGGCCGGGGGGAATGAAAAAAGGGACGCCGAAGCGTCCCTTGTCCATCATGCAGAGTCGGCGTGACGGATCACGAACGGCGGGAGACGAGCAATCCTCGGCGCCCGGTACGACGATCCGTGACGAAGACTTTCCGGTGGTGATCTTGAGCGACAGACCCGAGCTGCCTGACCGGCCCGGCCGGGCCGGCGATCAGGTCAGCGCGGGCTCCGCCTGGGGTACGTCGATGTCGATGCTGTCGAGCAGCGACTCCTGGTGCTGGGCGGCGGCACTGAGCGCATCCCTCTCGTCCTGGATCCGGGCGAGCTCGGATTCCAGGTCCTGGACGCGCTTCTGAAGCCGTCGCATCTCGGCGAGGAGTCGCGGGTCGGAACCGCCGACGTAACCGAGAAGCGCCTTTGCCATGATGAATGGTCCTCCACACTGAGTGACCGACCGATGCGGTGTGGGTCGTATGGGAATCGCACCCGCGATGTTCGACAGGGCTCGGTCGTCACTGCAGTCCTGCCGTGAACCAGCACTGCCGAACAGCTGAGGTGCGCGGGGATTTCAGCGTCTCACCAAAAAGTTTGACGGTCAACACGATCACACCCCGTGAGGCGGGTGACCCGGGGGCGCGCGGCTCGACGATCATGCGGCGCGACTCTCCTGCGGGATCCCGAGGGGCGTGGAGATCTTCGTCAATGCCGCAGCCTGGCACGACATCCACTTCTTGGCAACCATGTTCCTGTGCCGGATGCTTTCGCAGGTCATTTCGGGTGCCCGGCTCCCGCGGCCCCTCTTGTTCACCCCCTGCCGCGCGTCGGACACACAGCGGATACGGACCCCGCACGCCGGCCGGATCAGCGGATCGCGAATCCGTCGTAACCACCGCGGGGCGTGTCCCAGATCTCAGTCACGCCTTCCACCTCGCCGGGTGTGTCGCCGGAGGCGAGCCAATCGAGCAGACGGTGGCAATTCTCACGCGGCCCTTCCGCGACGACCTGTACCCGGCCGTCGTCGAGATTGAGGGCGAAGCCGGTAAGGCTTCCGATCTCCAAAGCATTTGCCCTGGTGAACCAGCGGAACCCTACTTGCTGTACTCGGCCGCGTACCCATGCGACGAGTCGTGCGTCTTCGTTCATGCCCGAACGCTAACCGGCGGATTACGCGAGGAGCACGTCGCCCGAATACGCCATGGCGTACAGTCCCCTCGCAATAGCTCACCCGATCGGGTGAGCCGGACGGTTGACACGGTGACGTCACAGCGGCGCTCCGAGCACGAGGAAGGCACAGCGCATGGGACGCCATCGACGCGCAGGCGCAGCCCCCGCAGCTGAGCAGCAGGCGGCGGACGCCGCCGACGGACGCCGCGGTGCTCGCCGGAAGAAGCGGAGCGCCGCCCCCTTGCGCACCGGACTGCTCGGTGTCTCCGCTGCCGTGGCCGTCGGCGCCGTCGCCGTCGCGTCGGGTCTGCTGCCCGGCGGCGACACCTACAGCGTCAGCGGCAGCTCCGCCACGGACCAGGTCCGTGCGGGCGGCGTCCCCGACCTGCTGACCCAGGGCGGCGCCTCCGCCGATCCGACCGGCCGCGCGTCCGGCTCCGCGTCCGCGCAGGCCAGTAGGGGTACGGACCGTTCCGCGGCGCCGTCGGACTCCGCCTCGGCAACGCCCACCGCAAAGCCGTCGGCCGGCGCGTCGAAGCAGGCCGGCCGGCAGACGCGGAAGCCGGCGCAGACCGGGAAGCCCACGCCGACCAGGACGCCGGAACGGACCAAGGCCCCGTCCCCGGAGGCGAAGAAGAGCACGAGCCCGGCCGCGAAGGCTCCGGCCGCGCCGAGGACGCCGTCCGCTTCGCCGAGCAGTGAGACCTCCTCGCCTGCCGCCGCCTCCGCCCAGGACGCCGTGCTCGCCCTCGTCAACGAGGAGCGAGCGAAGGTCGGCTGCCGCCCGGTCACCTCCAGCGCCCCGCTGACCGCTCTCGCCCAGAACTTCAGCGAGGACATGGCCGCCCGCGCCTTCTTCGGCCATACGGACCCGGACGGCGCCACCCCCTGGGACCGCGCGGCCGAGGCCGGCGTGGAGGGTCTCGGCGGCGAGAACATAGCCCGTGGCCAGGCCGACGCGCAGGCCGTGATGGACGCCTGGATGAACAGCGACGGCCATCGCGCAAACATTCTCAATTGCGATTACACGACGCTCGGGATCGGTGTGCACTTCGGTTCCGGCGGCCCCTGGTGGACCCAGGACTTCGGCTTCTGAGAAGCCGGCGGTGAGGCAGGGCCGGCCGGATGCGAACCGGCGTCCTCCCCTATGCCATGAGGGCGCGACCACCGCTGCGCCACGGCCCTGCCCTGCGCGCGTCCTACGGTGCAGCACTCTCCCTCGGTGAGCACTGCGCAGGCGTAAGCTGGCGCCATGAGCAAGCCGGAGGCCGAGGGTGTGCGGGACGGTGACGAGGACGTCTCCCCGTTCGACGTCTTCTCACGGCAGTGCCCCTCGCGCGGAACGCTGGAACACGTCACGGGCCGCTGGGGTGGCCTGACGCTGGGAGCGTTGCTCGAGAACAGTCTCCGCTTCAACGAGCTGCGCCGTCGGGTCGACGGGGTCAGCGAGAAGATGCTCTCCCAGACCCTGCACGCGCTGGAGCGCGACGGTCTGGTGCTCCGGGACGCGCGGCCCACCATCCCGCCGCGCGTCGACTACGAGCTGACGGCCCTCGGTCGCGAGGTGGCCGGCCGGCTGGTGGAGCTCATCCAGCTCGTCGAGGGGCGGATGCCCGAGGTGCTCGACGCCCGCGTCCGGTACGACGCCGCGCGCGAGGTCTGAGCCCGCTCCGCCCGTCCGGTCCTCGGCACCCCGACGCTCCCCGACCGCTCAGCCCGCGCGCGGCGGGCGCTGGCAGCGCGGGCAGAAGTAGCTGGACCGGTTCATCCACGGCCGGCGGCGGATCGGCGTGCCACACCGGTGGCACGGCTCGTCCTCGCGGCCGTACGCGTCGAGCGACCGGTCGAAATAGCCCGATTCGCCGTTCACGTTGACGTACAGGCTGTCGAAGCTGGTGCCGCCCTGGTCGAGGGCCTCGCGCATCACCTCACGGACATGGCCGAGCAGCGCGGCCGTCGCGGTGCGGGTGAGGGTCGCCGTCGGCCGTTCGTAGTGCAGCCTGCTGCGCCAGAGCGCCTCGTCCGCGTAGATGTTGCCGACGCCGCTGATCAGGGACTGGTCGAGCAGGGCGCGCTTGACCGTCGTGCGGCGCAGGCGCAGTGCCACGTGGAACGCGGCGTCGTCGAAGGCCGGGTCCAGAGGGTCGCGGGCGATGTGCGCGATGACGTCGGGCAGCCCGTCCGGGGTGTTGTCGTGCAGCGACAGGCCGCCGAAGGTGCGCTGGTCGACGAAGCGCAGCTCCGTGCCGAGGGAGTCGTCGAAACGGATCCTGATGCGCAGGTGTTTCTCGTCAGGGGCCTCTCCCGGCTGCACGAGCAGCTGACCGCTCATGCCGAGGTGGCCGAGCATCGAGAAGGCCACCTCGTCGAGGGGGACCCAGAGGTACTTGCCGCGGCGCATCGCCGTGCCGAAGCGCAGGCCGCGGAGCCGGGCCGCGAAGTCCACGCCGCCGGCGAGATGCCTGCGGACCGCGCGGGGGTGCAGGACCTCGACGTCGTCGACGGTCCGGCCGGTGACCCAGCGCTCCAGACCGCGTCGGACGACTTCGACCTCGGGCAGTTCCGGCACGATGACACTCC from Streptomyces sp. B1I3 includes:
- a CDS encoding helix-turn-helix domain-containing protein, coding for MSKPEAEGVRDGDEDVSPFDVFSRQCPSRGTLEHVTGRWGGLTLGALLENSLRFNELRRRVDGVSEKMLSQTLHALERDGLVLRDARPTIPPRVDYELTALGREVAGRLVELIQLVEGRMPEVLDARVRYDAAREV
- the mutM gene encoding bifunctional DNA-formamidopyrimidine glycosylase/DNA-(apurinic or apyrimidinic site) lyase; this encodes MPELPEVEVVRRGLERWVTGRTVDDVEVLHPRAVRRHLAGGVDFAARLRGLRFGTAMRRGKYLWVPLDEVAFSMLGHLGMSGQLLVQPGEAPDEKHLRIRIRFDDSLGTELRFVDQRTFGGLSLHDNTPDGLPDVIAHIARDPLDPAFDDAAFHVALRLRRTTVKRALLDQSLISGVGNIYADEALWRSRLHYERPTATLTRTATAALLGHVREVMREALDQGGTSFDSLYVNVNGESGYFDRSLDAYGREDEPCHRCGTPIRRRPWMNRSSYFCPRCQRPPRAG
- a CDS encoding acylphosphatase, whose translation is MNEDARLVAWVRGRVQQVGFRWFTRANALEIGSLTGFALNLDDGRVQVVAEGPRENCHRLLDWLASGDTPGEVEGVTEIWDTPRGGYDGFAIR
- a CDS encoding CAP domain-containing protein, which produces MGRHRRAGAAPAAEQQAADAADGRRGARRKKRSAAPLRTGLLGVSAAVAVGAVAVASGLLPGGDTYSVSGSSATDQVRAGGVPDLLTQGGASADPTGRASGSASAQASRGTDRSAAPSDSASATPTAKPSAGASKQAGRQTRKPAQTGKPTPTRTPERTKAPSPEAKKSTSPAAKAPAAPRTPSASPSSETSSPAAASAQDAVLALVNEERAKVGCRPVTSSAPLTALAQNFSEDMAARAFFGHTDPDGATPWDRAAEAGVEGLGGENIARGQADAQAVMDAWMNSDGHRANILNCDYTTLGIGVHFGSGGPWWTQDFGF